In Dendropsophus ebraccatus isolate aDenEbr1 chromosome 14, aDenEbr1.pat, whole genome shotgun sequence, the following proteins share a genomic window:
- the ZMYND8 gene encoding MYND-type zinc finger-containing chromatin reader ZMYND8 isoform X5 yields MDVKLLAEEEVKTEPEVVEGMDVTTRSKGPAVTYQEGLSQDHGDSRQSDPGSAERPGQKRKCPSPQHSSNGHSPQDASSSPSKKKKKPGMLNSHNKDQSELRHGPFYYMKQPLTTDPVDVVPQDGRNDFYCWVCHREGQVLCCELCPRVYHAKCLKLTAEPEGDWFCPECEKITVAECIETQSKAMTMLTIEQLSYLLKFALQKMKQPGTEPFQKPVSLEQHPDYAEYIFNPMDLSTLEKNVKKKMYGCTEAFLADAKWILHNCIIYNGGNHKLTQTAKVIIKICEHEMNEIEVCPECYLAACQKRENWFCEPCSNPHPLVWAKLKGFPFWPAKALRDKEGQVDARFFGQHDRAWVPMNNCYLMSKEIPFSVKKTKSIFNSAMQEMEVYVENIRKRFGVFNYAPFRTPYTPNNQYQMLLDTSNPSAGTAKTDKQEKIKLNFDMTASPKILMSKPILNSSGGRRISLTDMPRSPMSTNSSVHTGSDVEPDAEKKAVSCHYSASEESMDFIDKSTASPVSIKTGHGGSISGSPKPFSPQSSTPVTCKTERNASTGSILNLNLDRSKAEMDLKELSESVLQQSTATPLISPKRQIRSRFQLNLDKTIESCKAQLGINEIPDDAYATVEHSDSEESEKTDSSDSEYGSDEEQKSKNEQDEEDKESVKEKEIPPSSSVKKKSKPSVPTETKGEAKNATATTDKADPVGKEKLAPTVEKDVPDKSKSLPHPAKDKLRGKDETDSPTVHLGLDSDSESELVIDLGEDHSGREGRKAKKDPKITGAKHPESAAKSPAAAANASSQPAVETPILTRSASQAAPAMGVTVTTSSASAASTTTAATGSPVKKQRPLLPKETVPTVQRVVWNSSSKFQTSSQKWHMQKVQRQQQQQQQQQQPSTPAPSQSPQGTRYQTRQAVKAVQQKEVTQVTSTSTITLVTSAPPLAMVTSPAQPLSTSVTSDLPIATASADVAADIAKYTSKMMDAIKGTMTEIYNDLSKNTTGNTIAEIRRLRIEIEKLQWLHQQELSEMKHNLELTMAEMRQSLEQERDRLIAEVKKQTELEKQQAVDETKKKQWCANCKKEAIFYCCWNTSYCDYPCQQAHWPEHMKSCTQSATATQQEADPDLSSDKTAQTPAGPQPPPAEATTTPKEKDGPADKSKESVTVRIAGR; encoded by the exons ACCCGGGTTCTGCCGAGCGCCCAGGACAAAAAAGGAAATGTCCGAGCCCGCAGCATTCATCCAATGGGCACTCCCCGCAGGATGCATCCAGCAGCCCaagtaaaaagaagaagaaacccGGCATGTTGAACAGTCACAACAAAGACCAG TCAGAGCTAAGACATGGTCCGTTTTACTATATGAAGCAGCCACTCACCACAGACCCTGTTGATGTTGTACCGCAGGACGGCCGCAATGACTTCTACTGCTGGGTTTGTCACCGGGAAGGTCAAGTCCTTTGCTGTGAGCTCTGCCCCAGAGTTTATCACGCTAAGTGTCTGAAACTGACTGCTGAACCTGAGGGGGACTGGTTTTGTCCTGAGTGTGAG AAAATCACAGTTGCAGAATGCATAGAGACACAGAGTAAAGCGATGACTATGTTGACCATAGAGCAGCTCTCATACCTGCTGAAATTTGCACTACAGAAGATGAAGCAGCCAGGG ACAGAACCGTTCCAGAAGCCGGTGTCATTGGAGCAGCATCCAGATTACGCAGAATATATATTTAATCCTATGGATCTCAGTACACTAGAAAAG aatgttaaaaagaaaatgtacGGTTGCACAGAAGCCTTCCTGGCAGACGCCAAGTGGATATTACATAACTGCATTATATACAATGGAG GAAATCACAAATTAACACAAACAGCGAAAGTAATAATCAAGATCTGTGAACACGAG ATGAATGAAATTGAAGTCTGCCCTGAATGTTATTTAGCTGCTTGCCAAAAAAGAGAGAACTGGTTTTGTGAACCATGT AGCAATCCTCATCCTTTGGTCTGGGCTAAATTAAAAGGCTTCCCTTTCTGGCCTGCGAAAGCCTTGAGAGACAAGGAAGGGCAGGTGGACGCCCGCTTCTTTGGACAGCATGACAG GGCCTGGGTTCCCATGAACAATTGCTACCTCATGTCGAAAGAGATTCCTTTTTCTGTTAAAAAGACAAAGAGCATATTTAACAGCGCCATGCAGGAGATGGAGGTGTACGTGGAAAACATTCGCAAAAGGTTTGGCGTATTTAACTACGCTCCCTTCCGGACACCTTACACGCCTAACAACCAATACCAAATGCTGCTGGACACCTCCAATCCCAGCGCCGGCACCGCCAAGACCGACAAACAGGAAAAGATCAAGCTGAACTTTGACATGACGGCATCACCCAAGATTCTAATGAGTAAGCCGATATTAAATAGCAGCGGAGGGCGACGGATCTCATTGACGGACATGCCGCGCTCCCCCATGAGCACAAACTCCTCTGTGCACACCGGCTCTGATGTGGAGCCAGACGCCGAGAAGAAAGCAGTGTCCTGCCATTACAGCGCGAGTGAAGAGTCCATGGACTTTATAGATAAGAGTACAG CTTCTCCAGTATCAATAAAAACGGGACACGGCGGCAGCATATCGGGCAGCCCCAAACCCTTCTCTCCTCAGTCCTCTACCCCAGTAACATGTAAGACGGAACGGAACGCAAGCACAGGCAGCATACTCAACCTGAACCTCG ACCGCAGTAAAGCAGAAATGGACCTGAAGGAGCTGAGTGAGTCTGTGCTTCAGCAATCCACGGCGACACCGCTCATCTCTCCCAAGAGGCAGATCCGCAGCCGCTTCCAACTCAATCTGGACAAAACCATCGAGAGCTGCAAAGCCCAACTAG GCATTAATGAAATCCCAGATGACGCCTACGCCACTGTGGAACATAGCGATTCCGAAGAGTCCGAGAAGACAGACTCTAGTGACAGTGAATACGGGAGTGATGAGGAGCAGAAGTCAAAGAATGAGCAAGATGAGGAAGACAAGGAAAGTGTGAAGGAGAAGGAAATCCCCCCATCGTCCTCGGTAAAGAAAAAATCCAAACCCTCTGTCCCAACGGAGACGAAAGGTGAAGCAAAGAATGCCACCGCGACAACAGACAAAGCGGACCCCGTAGGGAAAGAGAAGCTGGCGCCCACCGTAGAGAAGGACGTTCCTGACAAAAGTAAATCCTTGCCGCACCCTGCAAAGGACAAGCTGAGGGGGAAGGATGAGACGGACTCCCCCACCGTACACCTTGGACTGGATTCAGACTCTGAGAGTGAGCTGGTCATTGACTTAGGTGAAGATCACTCGGGACGAGAAGGACGTAAAGCCAAAAAGGATCCAAAAATAACTGGAGCAAAACACCCGGAAA GTGCAGCAAAATCCCCAGCAGCGGCAGCCAATGCCAGCAGCCAGCCAGCGGTGGAGACCCCCATCCTGACCCGCTCTGCATCCCAAGCTGCCCCTGCCATGGGGGTAACAGTGACTACAAGTTCTGCATCAGCTGCCAGCACTACGACAGCAGCCACCGGCAGCCCAGTGAAGAAGCAGAGACCCCTGCTCCCCAAGGAGACGGTCCCCACTGTGCAGAGAGTGGTGTGGAATTCTTCCAGTAAGTTTCAGACCTCATCCCAGAAATGGCACATGCAGAAAGTTCAGAGGCaacagcagcaacagcagcagcagcagcagccgagcACGCCTGCGCCGTCACAGTCTCCACAAGGGACCAGATACCAGACACGGCAGGCTGTGAAAG ctgtGCAACAAAAAGAAGTCACGCAAGTGACCTCCACCTCCACCATAACCCTGGTGACCAGCGCCCCTCCACTAGCCATGGTGACCAGCCCAGCACAGCCGCTGAGCACATCGGTCACCAGTGATCTACCCATTGCTACCGCTTCAGCTGATGTCGCTGCTGACATTGCCAAATACACCAGCAAG ATGATGGACGCTATTAAAGGCACAATGACGGAGATCTACAATGACCTATCTAAGAATACCACAGGGAACACCATAGCTGAG ATCAGACGATTGCGAATAGAAATTGAGAAGCTGCAGTGGCTGCACCAGCAGGAGCTGTCCGAGATGAAACACAACTTAG AACTCACCATGGCGGAAATGCGGCAGAGTCTGGAGCAGGAGCGCGACCGGCTGATTGCAGAGGTGAAGAAACAAACCGAGCTGGAAAAGCAGCAGGCGGTGGACGAGACCAAGAAGAAGCAGTGGTGTGCGAACTGCAAGAAGGAAGCCATATTCTACTGCTGCTGGAACACCAGCTACTGCGACTACCCCTGCCAGCAGGCGCACTGGCCCGAGCACATGAAGTCCTGCACACAGTCAG CCACTGCGACACAGCAGGAAGCCGACCCCGACCTCAGCTCAGATAAAACAGCACAAACCCCAGCAGGTCCCCAGCCGCCGCCCGCCGAGGCCACGACCACGCCGAAGGAGAAGGATGGCCCAGCCGATAAGAGCAAAGAGAGTGTCACTGTACGTATCGCTGGTCGATAG
- the ZMYND8 gene encoding MYND-type zinc finger-containing chromatin reader ZMYND8 isoform X3: protein MDVKLLAEEEVKTEPEVVEGMDVTTRSKGPAVTYQEGLSQDHGDSRQSDPGSAERPGQKRKCPSPQHSSNGHSPQDASSSPSKKKKKPGMLNSHNKDQSELRHGPFYYMKQPLTTDPVDVVPQDGRNDFYCWVCHREGQVLCCELCPRVYHAKCLKLTAEPEGDWFCPECEKITVAECIETQSKAMTMLTIEQLSYLLKFALQKMKQPGTEPFQKPVSLEQHPDYAEYIFNPMDLSTLEKNVKKKMYGCTEAFLADAKWILHNCIIYNGGNHKLTQTAKVIIKICEHEMNEIEVCPECYLAACQKRENWFCEPCSNPHPLVWAKLKGFPFWPAKALRDKEGQVDARFFGQHDRAWVPMNNCYLMSKEIPFSVKKTKSIFNSAMQEMEVYVENIRKRFGVFNYAPFRTPYTPNNQYQMLLDTSNPSAGTAKTDKQEKIKLNFDMTASPKILMSKPILNSSGGRRISLTDMPRSPMSTNSSVHTGSDVEPDAEKKAVSCHYSASEESMDFIDKSTASPVSIKTGHGGSISGSPKPFSPQSSTPVTCKTERNASTGSILNLNLDRSKAEMDLKELSESVLQQSTATPLISPKRQIRSRFQLNLDKTIESCKAQLGINEIPDDAYATVEHSDSEESEKTDSSDSEYGSDEEQKSKNEQDEEDKESVKEKEIPPSSSVKKKSKPSVPTETKGEAKNATATTDKADPVGKEKLAPTVEKDVPDKSKSLPHPAKDKLRGKDETDSPTVHLGLDSDSESELVIDLGEDHSGREGRKAKKDPKITGAKHPESAAKSPAAAANASSQPAVETPILTRSASQAAPAMGVTVTTSSASAASTTTAATGSPVKKQRPLLPKETVPTVQRVVWNSSSKFQTSSQKWHMQKVQRQQQQQQQQQQPSTPAPSQSPQGTRYQTRQAVKAVQQKEVTQVTSTSTITLVTSAPPLAMVTSPAQPLSTSVTSDLPIATASADVAADIAKYTSKMMDAIKGTMTEIYNDLSKNTTGNTIAEIRRLRIEIEKLQWLHQQELSEMKHNLELTMAEMRQSLEQERDRLIAEVKKQTELEKQQAVDETKKKQWCANCKKEAIFYCCWNTSYCDYPCQQAHWPEHMKSCTQSATATQQEADPDLSSDKTAQTPAGPQPPPAEATTTPKEKDGPADKSKESVTTIPVVVSPNAGAVAVRAGVQYVQTTMPVQVRRV from the exons ACCCGGGTTCTGCCGAGCGCCCAGGACAAAAAAGGAAATGTCCGAGCCCGCAGCATTCATCCAATGGGCACTCCCCGCAGGATGCATCCAGCAGCCCaagtaaaaagaagaagaaacccGGCATGTTGAACAGTCACAACAAAGACCAG TCAGAGCTAAGACATGGTCCGTTTTACTATATGAAGCAGCCACTCACCACAGACCCTGTTGATGTTGTACCGCAGGACGGCCGCAATGACTTCTACTGCTGGGTTTGTCACCGGGAAGGTCAAGTCCTTTGCTGTGAGCTCTGCCCCAGAGTTTATCACGCTAAGTGTCTGAAACTGACTGCTGAACCTGAGGGGGACTGGTTTTGTCCTGAGTGTGAG AAAATCACAGTTGCAGAATGCATAGAGACACAGAGTAAAGCGATGACTATGTTGACCATAGAGCAGCTCTCATACCTGCTGAAATTTGCACTACAGAAGATGAAGCAGCCAGGG ACAGAACCGTTCCAGAAGCCGGTGTCATTGGAGCAGCATCCAGATTACGCAGAATATATATTTAATCCTATGGATCTCAGTACACTAGAAAAG aatgttaaaaagaaaatgtacGGTTGCACAGAAGCCTTCCTGGCAGACGCCAAGTGGATATTACATAACTGCATTATATACAATGGAG GAAATCACAAATTAACACAAACAGCGAAAGTAATAATCAAGATCTGTGAACACGAG ATGAATGAAATTGAAGTCTGCCCTGAATGTTATTTAGCTGCTTGCCAAAAAAGAGAGAACTGGTTTTGTGAACCATGT AGCAATCCTCATCCTTTGGTCTGGGCTAAATTAAAAGGCTTCCCTTTCTGGCCTGCGAAAGCCTTGAGAGACAAGGAAGGGCAGGTGGACGCCCGCTTCTTTGGACAGCATGACAG GGCCTGGGTTCCCATGAACAATTGCTACCTCATGTCGAAAGAGATTCCTTTTTCTGTTAAAAAGACAAAGAGCATATTTAACAGCGCCATGCAGGAGATGGAGGTGTACGTGGAAAACATTCGCAAAAGGTTTGGCGTATTTAACTACGCTCCCTTCCGGACACCTTACACGCCTAACAACCAATACCAAATGCTGCTGGACACCTCCAATCCCAGCGCCGGCACCGCCAAGACCGACAAACAGGAAAAGATCAAGCTGAACTTTGACATGACGGCATCACCCAAGATTCTAATGAGTAAGCCGATATTAAATAGCAGCGGAGGGCGACGGATCTCATTGACGGACATGCCGCGCTCCCCCATGAGCACAAACTCCTCTGTGCACACCGGCTCTGATGTGGAGCCAGACGCCGAGAAGAAAGCAGTGTCCTGCCATTACAGCGCGAGTGAAGAGTCCATGGACTTTATAGATAAGAGTACAG CTTCTCCAGTATCAATAAAAACGGGACACGGCGGCAGCATATCGGGCAGCCCCAAACCCTTCTCTCCTCAGTCCTCTACCCCAGTAACATGTAAGACGGAACGGAACGCAAGCACAGGCAGCATACTCAACCTGAACCTCG ACCGCAGTAAAGCAGAAATGGACCTGAAGGAGCTGAGTGAGTCTGTGCTTCAGCAATCCACGGCGACACCGCTCATCTCTCCCAAGAGGCAGATCCGCAGCCGCTTCCAACTCAATCTGGACAAAACCATCGAGAGCTGCAAAGCCCAACTAG GCATTAATGAAATCCCAGATGACGCCTACGCCACTGTGGAACATAGCGATTCCGAAGAGTCCGAGAAGACAGACTCTAGTGACAGTGAATACGGGAGTGATGAGGAGCAGAAGTCAAAGAATGAGCAAGATGAGGAAGACAAGGAAAGTGTGAAGGAGAAGGAAATCCCCCCATCGTCCTCGGTAAAGAAAAAATCCAAACCCTCTGTCCCAACGGAGACGAAAGGTGAAGCAAAGAATGCCACCGCGACAACAGACAAAGCGGACCCCGTAGGGAAAGAGAAGCTGGCGCCCACCGTAGAGAAGGACGTTCCTGACAAAAGTAAATCCTTGCCGCACCCTGCAAAGGACAAGCTGAGGGGGAAGGATGAGACGGACTCCCCCACCGTACACCTTGGACTGGATTCAGACTCTGAGAGTGAGCTGGTCATTGACTTAGGTGAAGATCACTCGGGACGAGAAGGACGTAAAGCCAAAAAGGATCCAAAAATAACTGGAGCAAAACACCCGGAAA GTGCAGCAAAATCCCCAGCAGCGGCAGCCAATGCCAGCAGCCAGCCAGCGGTGGAGACCCCCATCCTGACCCGCTCTGCATCCCAAGCTGCCCCTGCCATGGGGGTAACAGTGACTACAAGTTCTGCATCAGCTGCCAGCACTACGACAGCAGCCACCGGCAGCCCAGTGAAGAAGCAGAGACCCCTGCTCCCCAAGGAGACGGTCCCCACTGTGCAGAGAGTGGTGTGGAATTCTTCCAGTAAGTTTCAGACCTCATCCCAGAAATGGCACATGCAGAAAGTTCAGAGGCaacagcagcaacagcagcagcagcagcagccgagcACGCCTGCGCCGTCACAGTCTCCACAAGGGACCAGATACCAGACACGGCAGGCTGTGAAAG ctgtGCAACAAAAAGAAGTCACGCAAGTGACCTCCACCTCCACCATAACCCTGGTGACCAGCGCCCCTCCACTAGCCATGGTGACCAGCCCAGCACAGCCGCTGAGCACATCGGTCACCAGTGATCTACCCATTGCTACCGCTTCAGCTGATGTCGCTGCTGACATTGCCAAATACACCAGCAAG ATGATGGACGCTATTAAAGGCACAATGACGGAGATCTACAATGACCTATCTAAGAATACCACAGGGAACACCATAGCTGAG ATCAGACGATTGCGAATAGAAATTGAGAAGCTGCAGTGGCTGCACCAGCAGGAGCTGTCCGAGATGAAACACAACTTAG AACTCACCATGGCGGAAATGCGGCAGAGTCTGGAGCAGGAGCGCGACCGGCTGATTGCAGAGGTGAAGAAACAAACCGAGCTGGAAAAGCAGCAGGCGGTGGACGAGACCAAGAAGAAGCAGTGGTGTGCGAACTGCAAGAAGGAAGCCATATTCTACTGCTGCTGGAACACCAGCTACTGCGACTACCCCTGCCAGCAGGCGCACTGGCCCGAGCACATGAAGTCCTGCACACAGTCAG CCACTGCGACACAGCAGGAAGCCGACCCCGACCTCAGCTCAGATAAAACAGCACAAACCCCAGCAGGTCCCCAGCCGCCGCCCGCCGAGGCCACGACCACGCCGAAGGAGAAGGATGGCCCAGCCGATAAGAGCAAAGAGAGTGTCACT